In the Rubripirellula tenax genome, one interval contains:
- the moaC gene encoding cyclic pyranopterin monophosphate synthase MoaC, protein MNRPTHFDSDGNAHMVDVSGKSPTVRVAVASGEVRMLVETAEMIRDGSSKKGDAIGVARLAAIQATKWTQMLIPLCHSIPIESVSVEFDWLEPHRLCCTATVRTTGKTGVEMEAMTAVSIGCLTVYDMVKSVDREVSICEIRLLEKSGGKSGHFIRGDS, encoded by the coding sequence ATGAATCGCCCCACCCATTTCGATTCGGACGGGAACGCTCACATGGTGGACGTTTCCGGAAAATCGCCGACGGTGCGAGTCGCCGTCGCGTCGGGTGAAGTACGCATGCTCGTCGAGACCGCCGAAATGATTCGCGATGGCTCATCGAAAAAGGGCGACGCGATTGGCGTCGCCCGCCTGGCCGCGATCCAAGCAACCAAGTGGACACAAATGCTGATTCCGCTTTGTCATTCGATTCCGATCGAATCGGTTTCCGTCGAATTTGACTGGCTCGAACCTCACCGTCTCTGCTGTACGGCGACGGTCCGGACCACGGGAAAGACCGGCGTCGAAATGGAAGCCATGACCGCTGTGTCAATCGGATGTTTGACCGTCTATGACATGGTTAAATCCGTCGACCGCGAGGTTTCGATCTGCGAAATCAGGCTGCTTGAGAAAAGCGGCGGAAAGTCCGGCCACTTCATTCGCGGTGATTCCTAA